A window of the Streptomyces sp. NBC_00454 genome harbors these coding sequences:
- a CDS encoding tyrosine-type recombinase/integrase, protein MATKSLAHGMGTFYKDCEHPQSRWSKCPHEYTIRYRNAAGKQSEEAGFTTQDAAIDRLTTIYKEKKAAPRSQSKAERIQKFGTMQFREYTAEWKAGQRDLAESSLRTLESLLDHHILPTPGSRRMNTFDHKVVDGFLQTMERNGAGLATQSNAFDKLKSVLLDAYRLGIYTENPVLGVKPPQYDPERAVIPSPAQLRDIRTAGDDRFLLISDLMSGCGMRNGEAFAVNLNNLVASDVYRITEQVNQTTKTYGRLKHRKPTDYRDVPLPARVRETIEWYADKHGTVDGYLLRHPMDPTRPFLAYYLQNQWQRIKRAGEVDVPDGMVIYSLRHFFASNCLTNGIPITDVAEWMGHKSLDITFKIYRHLMPGSIGKAAKVLDVGLVA, encoded by the coding sequence ATGGCAACGAAGTCTCTGGCCCACGGCATGGGCACCTTCTACAAAGACTGCGAGCACCCGCAGTCACGCTGGTCGAAGTGCCCGCACGAGTACACGATCCGATACCGCAATGCCGCCGGAAAGCAGTCCGAAGAGGCCGGCTTCACTACCCAGGACGCGGCCATCGACCGCCTCACCACGATCTACAAGGAGAAGAAGGCGGCACCCAGGAGCCAGAGCAAGGCCGAGCGCATCCAGAAGTTCGGCACCATGCAGTTCCGCGAGTACACCGCGGAATGGAAGGCCGGCCAGCGCGACCTCGCCGAGTCCTCACTCCGCACGCTCGAGTCCCTCCTCGACCACCACATCCTCCCCACCCCCGGCAGCCGCCGGATGAACACCTTCGACCACAAGGTCGTCGACGGCTTCCTCCAGACCATGGAGCGCAACGGCGCCGGCCTGGCCACCCAGTCCAACGCCTTCGACAAGCTGAAGTCCGTCCTCCTCGACGCCTACCGCCTCGGCATCTACACCGAGAACCCCGTCCTGGGCGTCAAGCCCCCGCAGTACGACCCCGAGCGCGCCGTCATCCCCTCCCCCGCCCAGCTCCGCGACATACGCACCGCCGGCGACGACCGGTTCCTGCTGATCTCCGACCTCATGAGCGGCTGCGGCATGCGCAACGGCGAAGCCTTCGCCGTCAACCTCAACAACCTCGTCGCCAGCGACGTCTACCGCATCACCGAACAGGTCAACCAGACCACCAAAACCTACGGCCGCCTCAAACACCGCAAGCCCACCGACTACCGCGACGTCCCCCTCCCGGCCCGCGTCCGCGAGACGATCGAGTGGTACGCCGACAAGCACGGCACGGTCGACGGCTACCTCCTCCGCCACCCCATGGACCCCACGAGGCCGTTCCTCGCCTACTACCTCCAGAACCAGTGGCAACGCATCAAGCGGGCTGGCGAGGTCGACGTTCCCGACGGCATGGTGATCTACAGCCTCCGCCACTTCTTCGCGTCGAACTGCCTGACCAACGGCATTCCCATCACGGACGTCGCCGAGTGGATGGGCCACAAGAGCCTCGACATCACCTTCAAGATCTACCGCCACCTCATGCCCGGCTCTATCGGCAAAGCCGCCAAGGTCCTCGACGTCGGTCTGGTGGCTTGA
- a CDS encoding 5'-nucleotidase, whose translation MKYDLSGRLVVGIASSALFDLTDCDAVFRERGEDAYRTHQEAHVEDVLAKGVAFPFVRRLLSLNDLADPSDSLVEVIVLSRNDPDTGLRVMRSIEAHGLPISRAVFRQGRSSHSFMPALNMSLFLSANGADVREAVADGLPAGHVLETARVDDEDDPELRIAFDFDGVVAGDSAERIFQSAGIDEFRAHEVRNATTPHDPGPLREFLAGINRIQRLEEDERRKDLGYEPRLRVSLVTARDAPAHERAVLSLKQWGLRVNDAFFLGGVDKTPIISALDPHIFFDDQVSHLNGTAPATPSVHIPFGVVNAPS comes from the coding sequence ATGAAGTACGACCTGTCCGGTCGCTTGGTGGTAGGGATCGCCTCCAGTGCGCTGTTCGACCTCACCGACTGCGACGCGGTGTTTCGAGAACGGGGAGAGGATGCCTACCGCACCCACCAAGAGGCACATGTAGAAGATGTGTTGGCCAAGGGAGTTGCCTTCCCTTTCGTTCGCCGCCTGCTGTCGTTGAACGACCTCGCGGATCCGTCCGATTCGTTGGTTGAGGTCATCGTTCTGTCGCGAAATGACCCGGACACTGGCTTGCGGGTCATGCGCTCGATCGAAGCGCACGGCCTGCCTATCAGCCGAGCCGTCTTTCGGCAGGGTCGTTCGTCACACAGCTTCATGCCAGCCCTGAACATGTCGTTGTTCCTGTCGGCCAATGGGGCTGACGTGCGCGAGGCGGTCGCAGATGGATTGCCAGCGGGTCACGTGCTCGAGACAGCGCGGGTCGATGACGAGGACGACCCTGAACTCCGGATTGCCTTCGACTTTGACGGCGTGGTGGCGGGTGACTCTGCCGAGCGGATCTTCCAGAGTGCCGGCATCGACGAGTTCCGTGCGCACGAGGTGCGCAATGCGACCACACCACACGATCCAGGACCGCTGCGCGAGTTCCTCGCTGGCATCAACCGCATCCAGCGTCTTGAGGAGGATGAGCGCCGCAAGGATCTCGGGTATGAGCCCCGCCTTCGAGTGTCCCTGGTCACTGCTCGGGACGCCCCCGCACATGAGCGTGCCGTGCTGAGCCTCAAGCAGTGGGGGCTGCGGGTGAATGACGCCTTCTTCCTCGGCGGCGTCGACAAGACTCCCATCATCAGCGCCTTGGATCCGCATATCTTCTTCGACGATCAGGTCTCCCACCTGAACGGCACTGCACCAGCTACACCCAGCGTCCACATACCGTTCGGAGTCGTCAATGCGCCCTCGTGA
- a CDS encoding CBS domain-containing protein: MTSTPYTVADVMTTKVIAVTPSTGFKDIATAMEQWKVTALPVIEGEGHVVGVVSEADLLPKEEFHEHRPGLIEQMRRLGDTAKAGSTLAENMMTTPAVTIRPDATLPQAARLMADRHIKRLPVVDADGTLMGIVSRADLLKVFLRTDEELATEIRRTVVDRLFPLSHEAVKVTVARGVATLTGKVRDGNLIPLAERLTHAVEGIVAVQCQLKPSPRRTAMCIGTENTTPDIQRSHEGALTTPNGMWTLGVAGAVPFRWET; this comes from the coding sequence ATGACCTCCACCCCCTACACCGTCGCCGACGTCATGACCACCAAGGTCATCGCCGTCACCCCCTCGACCGGCTTCAAGGACATCGCCACCGCGATGGAGCAGTGGAAGGTGACCGCCCTACCCGTCATCGAAGGGGAGGGCCATGTCGTCGGCGTGGTCTCCGAGGCCGACCTCCTGCCCAAGGAGGAGTTCCACGAGCACCGCCCGGGCCTGATCGAGCAGATGCGCCGGCTCGGCGATACCGCCAAGGCGGGCTCCACCCTCGCCGAGAACATGATGACCACCCCGGCGGTCACGATCCGCCCTGACGCCACCCTGCCTCAGGCCGCCCGCCTCATGGCCGACCGGCACATCAAGCGCCTCCCGGTCGTCGACGCCGACGGCACCCTCATGGGCATCGTCAGCCGCGCCGACCTCCTCAAGGTCTTCCTCCGCACCGACGAGGAACTCGCCACCGAGATCCGCCGCACCGTCGTCGACCGCCTGTTCCCTCTCTCCCACGAAGCCGTCAAGGTCACCGTGGCCAGAGGGGTCGCCACCCTGACTGGCAAGGTCCGCGACGGCAACCTGATCCCGCTGGCCGAACGCCTCACCCATGCTGTGGAGGGCATCGTCGCCGTCCAATGCCAACTCAAGCCTTCACCGAGACGGACCGCGATGTGCATCGGCACTGAAAACACCACGCCGGATATACAGCGTAGTCACGAGGGCGCATTGACGACTCCGAACGGTATGTGGACGCTGGGTGTAGCTGGTGCAGTGCCGTTCAGGTGGGAGACCTGA